From the Toxotes jaculatrix isolate fToxJac2 chromosome 15, fToxJac2.pri, whole genome shotgun sequence genome, one window contains:
- the LOC121194701 gene encoding four and a half LIM domains protein 2, whose product MTERYDCHYCKESLFGKKYVLREENPYCVKCYESLYSNTCEECKKPIGCNSRDLSYKDRHWHEDCFKCFQCKRSLVDKPFSTKDEQLLCTECYSNEYSSKCHECKKTIMPGSRKMEHKGNSWHETCFTCQRCQQPIGTKSFIPKDNNNFCVPCYEKQFAMQCVHCKKPITTGGVTYRDQPWHKDCFLCTSCKQQLSGQRFTSRDDFAYCLNCFCNLYAKKCASCTTPISGLGGSKYISFEERQWHNDCFNCKKCSVSLVGRGFLTERDDILCPECGKDI is encoded by the exons ATGACTGAGCGCTACGACTGCCATTACTGCAAAGAGTCCCTGTTTGGGAAGAAGTATGTTCTGAGAGAGGAGAATCCCTACTGTGTGAAATGTTATGAGAGCCTGTACTCCAACACCTGTGAGGAGTGCAAGAAGCCCATTGGCTGCAACTCCAGG GACCTGTCCTACAAGGACCGTCACTGGCATGAGGACTGTTTCAAGTGCTTCCAGTGCAAGCGCTCGCTGGTGGACAAGCCCTTCTCCACCAAGGATGAACAGCTTCTCTGCACTGAGTGCTACTCCAATGAGTATTCCTCCAAGTGCCATGAGTGCAAGAAAACCATCATGCCAG GCTCCAGGAAAATGGAGCACAAGGGGAACAGCTGGCATGAGACCTGCTTTACCTGCCAGAGATGCCAGCAGCCCATTGGCACCAAGAGCTTCATCCCTAAGGACAACAATAACTTCTGTGTGCCATGCTATGAGAAGCAGTTTGCCATGCAGTGTGTGCACTGCAAGAAG CCCATCACTACTGGCGGGGTAACCTACCGTGACCAACCCTGGCACAAGGACTGCTTCCTGTGCACTAGCTGCAAGCAGCAGCTGTCTGGCCAGAGGTTTACCTCCAGAGACGACTTTGCTTACTGTCTCAACTGCTTCTGCAACCTTTATGCCAAGAAGTGTGCCTCCTGCACCACCCCCATCAGCG GTCTTGGAGGCAGCAAGTACATTTCCTTTGAGGAGCGTCAGTGGCACAATGACTGCTTCAACTGTAAGAAGTGCTCTGTGTCCCTGGTTGGCCGTGGTTTCCTCACTGAACGTGATGATATCCTGTGCCCAGAGTGCGGCAAGGACATCTAA